In a single window of the Mucilaginibacter defluvii genome:
- a CDS encoding DUF4959 domain-containing protein: MKLMKLIRYIPVMATLLWLSSCKEDMDYKTPAGGDGSVPQVVSNVTVENLAGKARITYKLPNDKNLLYVKAVYKNSAGAMAETKSSYYKDTLTVEGFADTLEHDISLYSVSRSEVLSQPVVVKVRPLEAPFKKVFKTISVINAFGGYNLTASNPTRDNVAIIVMKRNAFNQFEVDNFKSIYTRTDDIVSKIRGLDTTTHEYAVYVKDKWGNNSDTLMVNVKPIYEAKLDPSKFRGFVLPGDAPQVTNGARLEYAWDGNLGWPYTSFTAQVTGGTNPHIITFDTGVEAKISRIWIRPFPEGTRFYYLSTMRRFEIYGSTNPSLNGALDGSWTLMGSYEVKKPSGLPYGTDNAEDQATAAAGFSWEVDLNAPKVRYIRIRCLENWAGGTAQSINELEVYGSTL, encoded by the coding sequence ATGAAATTAATGAAATTGATCAGGTATATCCCCGTTATGGCGACGCTGTTATGGCTGTCATCATGTAAAGAGGATATGGACTATAAAACACCTGCCGGCGGCGACGGCTCGGTGCCGCAGGTAGTAAGCAATGTAACGGTAGAAAACCTCGCCGGCAAAGCCCGCATTACTTATAAATTGCCTAATGATAAAAATTTGTTATACGTAAAAGCGGTTTACAAAAACTCTGCCGGTGCAATGGCCGAGACCAAGTCATCATACTACAAGGACACACTTACTGTAGAGGGTTTTGCCGATACTTTGGAGCACGATATCAGCTTGTATTCGGTTAGCCGCAGCGAAGTACTTTCGCAGCCGGTGGTAGTAAAAGTAAGACCGCTTGAGGCACCGTTTAAAAAAGTGTTTAAAACCATTTCGGTAATCAACGCTTTCGGCGGCTATAACCTTACAGCTTCAAACCCTACGCGCGATAACGTGGCAATTATAGTAATGAAACGTAACGCCTTCAACCAGTTTGAGGTGGATAACTTCAAAAGTATCTATACCCGTACGGACGACATCGTCTCCAAGATACGCGGATTGGATACTACCACGCATGAATACGCAGTTTATGTGAAAGATAAATGGGGCAATAATTCAGACACGCTGATGGTAAACGTTAAACCCATTTATGAGGCTAAACTTGATCCCTCAAAATTCCGGGGTTTTGTATTGCCGGGCGATGCGCCACAGGTAACCAACGGCGCCCGGCTGGAGTACGCTTGGGATGGTAATTTAGGCTGGCCGTATACCAGTTTTACCGCGCAGGTAACCGGCGGTACAAACCCGCACATAATTACATTTGACACCGGTGTGGAAGCTAAAATAAGCCGCATCTGGATAAGGCCATTCCCTGAGGGTACCAGGTTCTATTACCTGTCAACCATGCGCCGGTTTGAAATTTATGGCTCAACCAATCCATCCCTGAATGGCGCGCTTGATGGCAGCTGGACGTTGATGGGCAGCTATGAGGTTAAAAAGCCGTCAGGCTTACCATATGGTACCGATAATGCCGAAGACCAGGCTACTGCGGCTGCCGGCTTTAGCTGGGAGGTTGACCTGAATGCGCCTAAAGTTCGCTACATACGCATCCGCTGCCTCGAAAACTGGGCCGGTGGTACCGCGCAAAGTATAAACGAGCTTGAGGTTTATGGTTCAACGCTTTAA